CTACAACCAGATCATCTCCGAGGAGACCGCCCGCGTCGGCGGCCACCTCGGCGGCATGCGGGTGCACTCCGACGTCTGCCTCGCCTACATCCTGGCGTACGCCGACGACGAGCAGAAGCAGCGCTGGCTCCCGCGGATCGCCGAGGGCAAGGGCATGCTGTCGATCGCGATGACCGAGCCCGGCACCGGCTCCGACCTCGCCGGGATGAAGACCACCGCCCGGCTGGACGGTGACCACTGGGTGCTCAACGGCGCGAAGACGTTCATCACCGGCGGCGCGAACGCCGACCTCGTGATCGTCGTGGCCCGGACGTCGTCCAGCCCGGACAACCGGCGCAAGGGCCTGAGCCTGCTAGTCGTCGAGGACGGCATGCCCGGCTTCGAGAAGGGCCGGCTGCTGAACAAGATCGGCCTGCCGCTGCAGGACACCGTCGAGCTGTCGTTCACCGACGTGCACGTGCCGGTCGCCAACGTGCTCGGCGAGGAGGGCGAGGCGTTCTCCTACCTCGGCAACAACCTGCCCCAGGAACGGCTGTCGATCGCCTCGGGCGCCGTCGTCGCGTGCGAGGCGGCGCTGCGCTACACCGTCGACTACGTCAAGGATCGTCAGGTGTTCGGCCAGGCGCTGGCGTCCTTCCAGAACACCAAGTTCGAGCTGGCCGCGCTGGAGGCCAAGGTCGAGGCCGCCCGCGCGATGGTCGACCGGGCCGTGCTGCTGCACGAGGACGGCAAGCTCACCCCGGTCGACGCGGCGAAGTGCAAGCTGTTCTGCACCGAGCTGCAGGGCGAGGTCGTGGACCGCTGCCTGCAGCTGTTCGGCGGCTTCGGCTACATGCTGGAGTACCCCATCGCGCGGCTGTACACCGACGCCCGGGTGAGCCGGATCTACGGCGGCACGTCGGAGATCATGAAGACCATCATCGCCAAGTCGATGGGGATCTAGCCCCGCGAGCGGACGTCGACAACACTGGGGCGATGACCTCCACCGACCCCACCGTGCAGCTCATCGGCGGCCCGACCGTGCTGATCGAGTACGCCGGGCTGCGGATCCTCGTCGACCCGACGTTCGACGAGCCCGGCGACTACCCCATCGGGCAGCGGACGCTGACGAAGACGGCCGGTCCTGCGCGCCGTCTGGACGAGCTCGGACGGATCGACGTCGTCCTGCTCTCGCACGACCAGCACCCCGACAACCTCGACACCGCGGGCCGGGCCGCGCTCGCCGAGGCGGGGCAGGTGCTGACCACGCCGGCCGCGGCCGAGCGCCTCGGCGGTACGGCGACCGGCCTGGCGCCGTGGCGCGGCATGGACCTCGACGCGCCGGCCGGACCGGTGCACGTGACCTGGGTACCGGCGATCCACGGCCCCGACGGCACGGAGGGCCTGGTCGGCCCGGTCACCGGCTTCGTGCTGCAGGCACCGGACCAGCCGCGGGTCTACGTCAGCGGCGACAACGCGTCGCTGCGGGCCGTCGCCGAGATCACCCATCACCTGGGGCCGATCGACGCCGCGATCCTCTTCGTCGGTGCGGCGCGCACCCCGTTGCTGGATGCCTACCTGACGCTCACCGCCGCGCAGTCGGCGCAGGCCGCCGGCATCCTCGGCGCCCCGATCGTCGTACCGGCACACACCGACGGCTGGGCGCACTTCACCCAGGACTCCGAGGCGGTGCGCGCGGCGTTCGAGGACGCCTCGCTGAGCGGCGTCCTGCGGCTGCTGCCGCCCGGCGAGTCGACCGCCCTTCGCTGACGAGGTGCCCGGTTGTGCACGCCAGACGCTGCACAGGTAGGCACCTTGAGCTGCAGCTGACGGTCCACGTGGCCGGTCACGCGCGGCGGCGCCGGTCGATGCGCCGCCGCGCCAGCCACCGCCAGCCGTGCCGGACGTACCAGCGCCGCCGGTCTCGCGGGCCGAACCGTGGGAGACCGGCCGGGACGTCGGGCACCGGCGCCGGCACGCCCCACCGCGCGGCGAGCGCCGCGGCGTACCTCGCGGCGTACTCGAAGTGCCCGGCCTGCGACAGGTGGGTCCCGTCGGGCCCGGTGACCCGCGGGCCCGGCCACGTCAGGTGGACGCCGCCGGCCGCCGGGGAGAGCGCCGCGGTCAGCTCGTTGATCAGGGCCCCCTGCCGGTCCCACGCCCGCATCGCCCACGCCGGTCCCGGCAGCACCGCGGAGATCCGCGGCAGTTCCATCGTCAACGGCACGCCGCCGCGCTCGCGGACCGCGGCGAAGAGGCCCTCGATCGCCGCCCGGCTGTCGGAGATTCCGTAGCCCGCCCGCAGGACGTCGTTGCCGCCGACCCACAGACAGACCAGGTCGCCGTCCGCGACGTCCGCCACCGCGAGCTGTTCGGCGAGGATCTCCGCCGACGTGGCGCCGCTGCGCGCGAGCCGCGACGCGAGGGTGACCTCGACGCCGGTCCGCGGGAGAAGGTCGACGAGGATCTCGTGCCACGGCACCAGGCGCTGGTTCGTCCACACGTCGGCGATCGCGGCTGTCAGGGAGTCGCCGACCCCGTGGACGACGATCCGTTCGGGTCTCATGCCCGGTATTGCGCCAGCAGCTCGCCGGCGGCACGCTCCCAGGTGTACTGGCGGGCCGCGGCCACCGACCGGGTGCGGGCGCCGACGTCGCCGGAGACCCGGAGCGCCGCCTCGGCGAAGCCCTCCGGCGTGCCCTCCGCCGGGACGGTGGACGGGATCTCGCTGATCGACCCCGACCGGCGGCACACCACAGGCAGCCCGCACGCCATCGCCTCGAGCGCGCTGACGCCGAAGGTCTCGAACGGTCCCGGGGCGAGGAAGACGTCGGCTGCGCCGAGCAGCTCGGCCATCCGGGGCGGACCGTCCACGAAGCCGGCCGACCGGGTGCCCCGATGGCGCGCGATCGTCGCCGCCTCGGGACCCGAGCCGATCACGAGCAGCTCGACCGGCAGGCCGGCGTCCGCCAGCCGCTCGGCGGTGCGGGCGCTCAGCAGCGGGTCCTTCTCGGCCGACAGCCGTCCGGCGTGCACCAGCCGGAGCGCGCCGTCCCGCCGGGGCGCCCGCGAAGCGGGCCGGAAGGTCTCGTGGTCGACGCCCCATGGGATCACCCGGACCTCGATGCCGGCGTCGGCGTACGGCGCGGCGGCGAACCGGCTCGGCGCGACGACCGCGTCGACGCCGTCCCCGATCCGGCGCAGCCATCGCGTAATGGACCCGGCGGCCCGCGGCACCCGCGACCAGAACGCCGCCAGCAGGTCGAGCCGCTCGTGCGCGACGAGGATCGCGCGGATCCCCCGGCTCCGGCACTCCGGACCCAGCCACGCCAAGGTGAGCTGGTCGTGGATCTCGACCACGTCGGGGCGTACGTCGTCGAGCAGCGCGCGGACGGCGCCCCGCTCGAGCATCAGCCGGTACGACTGGCCGGCGACGAGGCGGACGCCGGGGAGCGTCCCGACGTCCAGCACCCCGGGTATCGCCTCGATGCCGGCGTCCGGGCCGGGCACCACGACGACGCTGCGCACGCCGAGCGCGGCCTGCGCCAGCGACACCCGCCGCAGCACGGTGCGGATGCCGCCGCTGGTCGGCGAGACGAAGTTGGCCAGCCGCAGCACCCGGAGTTCCTCAGCGTGCACCGAGCGCCTCGTCGTACGACGCGAGCAGCGAGCTCATGCTGGAGTCCCAGGTACGGTGCGCGACCGTGGCGGCGATCTCGCCCGGCGCCCGGCCGGGGGAGGCGAGCTCGGCCAGCGCGGCGGCGCGCAGCGAGCCGCCGTCACCGCCGGCGAAGTGCCGGCCGGACAGGCCCGGAGCCACCAGCTCGGTGCTCCCGGAGCCGGCGTCCGGGACGATGCACGGGACGCCCGACGACAGTGCCTCGAGCACCACCTGCGAGAGCGTCTCGCCGCGGCCGGGGTGCACGAACAGGTCGAGCGACGCCACGGCCTCCGGGTACGTCGGGCCGCGGAGCCTGCCGGTGAACTCCGCCTCGGGCAGCAGCCGCTCGAGGCGCCCGCGGGCCGGGCCGTCGCCGATGACCTTCAGCCGGGCGCCGGGGATCCCGCGCAGCGCGATGAGCAGGTCGAGCTCCTTCTCACCGGCCAGCCGGCCGGCGTACCCGATGGTGACCGTGCCGGTGGCGGACGTCGTGAGGCGCTGGGTGCGGGCCGCGGGGGTGAACCGCGCGGTGTCGATCGCCCGCAGCCACTCGCGCGGAACCGGCGCACGCCAGCCGCGCAGCGTGCCCAGCGCGTACTGCGAGCAGGCGATGTTGATGGTGGCCATCGAGTGCAGCGCCTGCTGCACCCGGCCGGCCATCCGCGACGTCAGCTGCGCCCCGGGCAGCCGGTGCATCGCCTGCGCCGAGAACGCGGTGAAGTCCGTCATGTAGGCGGCGATCGCGGGGATCGCCTGGCGGCGCGCGGCGCGCAGGGCGCTGTAGCCGACGCTGAGCGGCGAGGCGACGTGCACGAGGTCGGGGCGCCAGTGCTCGATCATCCGCACGCACCGCGCCCCGAGGCGGCCGACGGTGTACTCCTGCGTGGGGCCGACGCGCAGCGCCTTCGCCGCGTGCAGCTCCTCCCCCGGCGAGTCGGAGGTGAGCGGTGCGACGACCCGGATCCGGTGACTGCGGCCGCGGAGCTCCTCGACCAGCCGGACGCTGGAGGTGGCCACCCCGTTCATGGCCGGCGGCCACGACTCGGTGACGAACAGGATCTTCATCGAGCCTCCGGCCCGGTCGCGACGTCCACGTGGCGATTGCACGCGACGAAGGCGGCCGGGCCTCGAACCCCACATGAGCGCGGGTGAACGGCGAGAAGAACTTCGATACTCGGCAAGTATCGATCTTGCTCGAGATTTGCTCGGCGAGGAGCGATTACCCGTCGTGCCGGTCCGCGTTGGCGTGGATCGCGTCGTGCACGTACTGCGCGAGGCCGGGTCGGATGTCCTCGTACGTCTTGGTGAACCGGGGATCGGCGAGGTACATGTCGGCCAGGTTGCGCTGCATCTCGTAGCCGCAGTCGTAGAACCGGTTGATGCTCGCGCGGTGCGCCTCGGCGGCATCCATCGCCGGCTCGCTGCTCGCCGGGAGCCCGGCGTCGATCGCGGCCGTGAAGGCTGCGTTGACGGCGTCCGTCTCGGCCTTGACCGACTCCCAGTCGGACCGGGTGTAGTGCGCCGTGCGGCGCTGCGACTGCGCCCAGGCGTCGGTCTCGCCCCAGCGGCTCTCGGCCTCGGCGGCGTACGACTCGTCGAACGCGTCGCCGAACAGCTCGCGCATCTCGGTCGCGGTCAGCTTCTCGTTGCTCATTTGCTTCTCCAGTGCGTGGTCGATGGCCCCGACGAGCTCCTGCAGCTCGTCCAGGCGGGACATGACCGTCGCGCGCTGACGGCGCAGGTGCTCGATCGCGCTCTCGTCGCCGTCCAGCAGCTCGCGGATGGTCTCCAGCGGTATCTCCAGTCGCCGGTAGACCACGATCTGCTGCAGTCGGGCGAGGTCGGCGTCGGTGTACAGCCGGTACCCGGCGCCGGAGCGCGCCGACGGAGCCAGCAGCCCGATCTCGTCGTAGTGGTGCAGGGTGCGCACCGTGACGCCGAACGTCTCGGCCACCTTCCCTACCGTCCAGGTGCTGCTCACCTGCGTCCTCTCGGTCATGGCTCTCACGATGCTGCCTCACGTCGCGGGAGGGTCAAGCCTATTCGTCGCGCTGGAGGACGCCCGGCTCCTTGCCGCTGCTGCGCGAGATGCCGGGTTGTGCATGCCAGACGCTGCACAGGTCGGCACCTGAGCGATTCCGCGCGGCGGGACCTCCGGCCCTGGGCCGGCCGGCCGCCGGCCCGCAGGCTGGGAGCCATGGACTACGTCGTCGAGATCAGCGAAGTCCCCGTGCAGCCCGCTGCGGTGGTGAAGGCGTACGTCGAGGCGACGCAGCTTCCGCAGTTCTTCGGACCGGCGTTCGGGGAGGTGCTCGAGGCCGTCGGCCGGCAGGGCCGGGCGGTCACCGGGCCGCCGTTCGGCCGCTACATCCCGCGGGACGGCGGCTTCGACGTCACGGCCGGATTCCCCGTGGACGGCGCGGTCACCGCCGCCGGCAGGGTGACGCCCGACGAGCTCCCCGGCGGGACCGTCGCCACCACCCTGCACGTCGGCGGCTACGACGCGGTGGCCGCCGCCTACGAGGCGGCCACCACCTGGCTCGAGCAGCACGACCTCGCGGTCACCGGCGTCCCCTGGGAGAGCTATCTCGACGGGCCCGAAGTGCCCGAGCCACGCACCCGGGTGTGCGTCCCCTGCGGCCCGAGGTCCTGACCAGCCCGGCGCCGGCCCGAGATCGTGCGCGGACGGGGCGCCGATGAGCAAGCGGGCGCCGATGAGCGATGATCCGTGGATGCCCGACGACGCGACGACGAACTGTCCCCGCTGTGCACCGCTGCGCGAGTGGGGAGTCCCGCTCGGGCCGCGCGACGTCCACCAGCGGGTGCTCGATCTACTCGACGTCCTCGGCGACGGGTTCACCGAAGTGCAGCAGCCGGGGCCCTGGCCGGGGACGGCGTGGCAGCTGTGGTCGACGGTCCCCCGGGGCCAGATCACCGAGCAGTGGATAGCGCACGGGACGCCGCCGGGCGTCGAGCTGCCCACCAGCGTCGTGATCCGTTGCGACGCGTGCGGCTGCACGTTCGGCCAGGCCTGGGCGCCGGACCGCGGCTACCCGACCTGGCGGATCGACGGGCGGCCGATCGCACCCTGACCGGCAGCCATCCCCGGCCGTACCGGCCCGGGTGCCTGGTTGTGCACCGCAGACGCTGCACAGGTAGGCACCTTGCGGCCGCGCGGCGGGCGTTCGACCATCCACAGGGCGCCGGTTGTGCACAGGTGCGGCGGTGCCGCTCGCGCCGGGCGATGCAGTGCCGGACGCTGCGCGGTATGCACGCACGCACTCGGTTGCCGGACGCCGTCCGAGAGCTCGCCCAGGGGCGGCACGGCGTCCTCACCCGGACGGACCTCGAGCGTGCGGGCCTGCCCCGCGGTCAGGTGGCGGCGCTCTGCCAGGAGCTGCCCCGCCTCATGCGGGGCACGTATCTCCTTCCCGGCGATCACGACCCCTGGATGCAGAAGGTGGTCGCCGGCCTGTTGTCGGCCGGCGAGGGGTCGGCCGCGTGGGGCCGGACGGCCGCGGCACTGTGGGGCCTGGGCGAGCGGCCGTCGGTCATCGAGGTGCTCAGCGACAAGCACCGTCCGGCGACCGAGGACTGGCTGCGGATCAAGCGCGACCCGGTCCTGCTGCGGCGGGTGGTGGACGTCGAGCCGTGCCGCGTGGCGCTGGAGGACGCGGTCATCGACGCGAGCGCGTCAGGCGACCGCGCCTCGGCGCTCGCCCTGGTCGCCCGCGCCCTGCAGGAGCGCCGCACGACGCCCGAGCGGCTGCTCGCCGTGGCGCGGGGACGCCACCGGCTGCGGCACCGCGCGCTGCTGCTCGACGCGATCGGACCCACCGCCGCGGGCGCGCACAGCGCGTTGGAGCACCTCTACCGCCTGGACGTCGAGCAGGCGCACCGGCTTCCGCCGATGCGCCGCCAGCACCTCGTCCCGACGTCCGGCCACCACGCCGACGGCGGCTACCCGGAGCATCGGCTGCTGATCGAGCTGGACGGCGTCCGCTACCACGACCTCGACGCCGACACGGCGCTCGACAACCGGCACAGCGCGGCGGGCTATCGCACCCTGCGCTTCGGCTGGCCGACGATCGACGCCGACCCGTGCGGGGTGGCGAGCACGGTCGCCGCCGCGTTGCTCATCGCGCTGCCGCGACGCTGCCGCCGCTGCCCCTGACGGACGCCGGTACCCACCACGCCGTACCCGCCAGCCCGGACGCTCAACGTGCCTAGCTGTGCAGCGTCTGGCGTGCAGAACCCGGCATCTTGAGGTGGCCGGCGCCCCGCGATCCAGGCCGCCTGAGCTACTCGGGCTTGACGAAGGGGAACAGGATCGTCTCCCGGATGCCGCGGCCGGTGAAGACCTTGAGCATCCGGTCGATACCGAGTCCCACCCCGCCGGTCGGCGGCATGCCGTACTCCAGCGCGCGCAGGAAGTCCTCGTCGACCTCCATCGCCTCGACGTCGCCGCCGGCACGGTGCGAGGCCTGCTCGACGAACCGCTCGCGCTGGATCACCGGGTCGACGAGCTCGGAGTACCCGGTGCCGCACTCCATGCCGTCGATGTAGAGGTCCCACTTCTCGACGACGCCCGGGATGGAGCGGTGCGCGCGGACCAGCGGGGAGGTGTCCAGCGGGAAGTCGCGGACGAAGATCGGTCCCTCGAGGACGTCGCGGGACGTCGCCTCGAAGATCTCCTCGAGGACCTTGCCCGCGACCCACGCCGGGTTGACGTGGATGCCGAGCCGGTCGGCCACCGACCGCAGCTCGTCGAGGGAGGTCTCGGGAGTCAGCCGGGTCCCCGCGCCCTCGGAGGCCAGCTCGTACAGCGACTCCTGCCGCCACTGCCCCGACAGGTCGATGGTCGAGCCGTCCCAGCGCTCGAAGCGCAGCGCCCCGACCGAGTCGAGGGCGGCCTGCTGGTAGAGCTCGCGCGAGAGGTCGGCGACGTCGTTGTAGTCGGCGTACGCCTGGTAGTACTCGAGCATCACGAACTCCGGCGAGTGCGTCGAGTCCGCGCCCTCGTTGCGGAAGTTGCGGTTGATCTCGAACACCCGGTCGATGCCACCCACGACGCAGCGCTTGAGGAACAGCTCGGGCGCGATCCGCAGGAAGACGTCCTGGTCGTAGGCGTTGTAGTGCGTGGTGAACGGCCGCGCGGTCGCCCCGCCCTGGACCGCCTGCAGCATCGGAGTCTCGACCTCGATGTAGCCGTGCGCGTCGAGCGTACGGCGGATCGAGGCGATCGCCCGGCCCCGCGTCTCGACCATCCGGCGCGCCTCGGGACGCACGATCAGGTCTGCGTACCGCTGCCGGATGCGGGTCTCCTCGCTCATCGGCTTGTGCGCCACCGGCAGCGGCCGGATCGCCTTCGCCGTGAGCGTCCACGCGTCGGCCATCACCGACAGCTCGCCGCGCTTGGAGGTGATCACCTCGCCCTCGGCGAAGATGTGGTCACCGAGGTCGACGTCGGCCTTCCAGTGCGCCAGCGACTCCTCGCCGACGTTCGCCAGCGACAGCATCACCTGCAGCTCGACGCCGCCCTCGCGCAGCGTCGCGAAGCACAGCTTGCCGGTGTTGCGCATGAAGATCAGCCGTCCCGTGACGCCCACCCGCTCGCCCGTGCGGGTGTCCGCCGGCAGCTCGGGGAAGCGCTCGCGCACCTCCGCCAGCGACGTCGTCCGGGCGACCGATACGACGTACGGCTCGACGCCCGCCTCCAGGAGGCGATCGCGCTTCTCGCGGCGGATCCGCAGCTGCTCGGGTAGGTCGTCGTCGGGACTCGGTACGTCGGGAGGGTTCTGCGCCACGGCAAAGACCTTACCCAAGCGCCGGGTCAGATCTCCTTCGAGAGCTTCACGACCTGCTCGCCGTACCCGATGGCCGCGTAGAACTCCCGCGCCGCGGTGTTGGACGCCGGCGTCTCGATGTGCACCCACTTGTGGCCGCGGCCACGGGCCCAGTCCTCGCACGCCTTCATCAGGGCGGTGCCGACGCCCTGGTGGGCCACGCGCTCGTTGACTGCGAGCCCGTCGACGTACGCCTCCTTCTGGCCCTTCATCTGCCCCTTCATGAAGACCTTGACCATGCCGGCGACACCCTCGTCGTCCTCGGCGACGAAGACGGCCTGCGGGGTCTGCTGCGTCTCCTCCGCGGCGAGCATCCACTCGACGGTGTCGAACGGTCCGCTTCCGCTGTCGTCGAACGGGTTGACGTTCTCCAGCAGCCGCGGCGCGAGCTGGTGGCAGGCTTCGCGATCTCGCTCCTCGAACGGACGGATGTTCATGAGGTCCTCCACTCATCGACGTAGTGGCAACGATCGTAGGCATATCGCGTTTGCCCCGGTACCGGCGCCCTCCGGCGCGGCGGATGCGCCGTGCCGGGCGTCCGGCCCGGCGACCGAGCGATCGCTAGGCAACCGGGTGGGAGGCCCTCGCGGCGGGTAATCTGCCAGCAACCCGCACACCCCCACACCGGAGGCCCGCATGGCTGACAAGCTCAATCGTTTCGAAGGAAAGTCCGCGATCGTCACCGGCGGCAGCCGGGGCATCGGCCTCGGCATCGCCGAGGCCATCCTCAACGAGGGCGGCCGCGTCATCATCACCGGCCGCAAGCAGGAGCAGCTCGACGCTGCCGCCGCCGAGCTGAACGCCGGCGACCGGCTGCTGACGCTGGCCGGCAACGCCTCGCACGACGACCACCGCAAGGAGCTCGTCGACCTCGCGATGGAGAAGTTCGGCAAGATCGACCACGTCGTCGGGAACGTCGGCATCAACCCGTTCTACGGCTCCACCCTCGACATCCCGCTCGACACGGCGCGCAAGATCCTCGACACCAACATCGTCTCGACGCTCGGCCTCATCCAGCTCACGTGGCACGCCGGCATGAAGGACACGGGTGGATCGGTGCTCATCGTCGCGTCGGTCGCCGCGCTGCGCTCGGCCGGGGCGATCGGCATCTACGGCACCTCGAAGGCCGGTCTGGTGCAGCTCACCAAGCAGCTCTCGATCGACATGGCACCCAACGTCCGCGTCAACTCGATCTCCCCTGCCGTCATCAAGACCCGCTTCGCCGAGGCGCTGTATGCCGAGAACGAGGAGGAGGTGGCCAACAGCTACCCGTTGAAGCGGCTGGGCACCCCCGAGGACACCGGGGCGACCGCCGCGTTCCTGCTCTCGGACGACGCGGGCTGGATCACCGGCCAGAACATCGTCATCGACGGCGGAGCGATGAACACGCCCAAGGTCTGAGCCGCCCGGGCCGCGGCGGCCGAACCTGAGACCGCCGCGGCCGGTCAGCGGCATTCACTGGCCAACGAGGTGCGCCAGGCGCTACGTTGAGCCGACATCGAGTTCCCGGCGGGCACGAGAGGTGGCAGTCATGTCGCTGAAGAGAACGTTCCTGGAATGGCCGGTCGTGCGCCAGCTCAAGGACGGCGACCTGCTGGGCCGCGGCCCGTCGGTGACGTCGGCGAAGACGCGCCAGATCACCGCCCGCACCGAGACCGCCGATCGGGTCGTGCAGAGCGTCTGCCCCTACTGCGCCGTCGGCTGCGGGCAGCGCGTCTACGTCAAGGACGAGAAGGTCATCCAGATCGAGGGCGACCCGGACAGCCCGGTCAGCCGCGGTCGCCTGTGCCCCAAGGGATCGGCGAGCGAGCAGCTGGTCAACCAGCCCGGGCGCATCACCAAGGTGATGTACCGCCGCCCGTACGGCACCGAGTGGGAGCCGCTGGAGCGCGACACCGCGATCGACATGATCGCCGACCGGTTCATCGAGGCGCGGCGCGCGCACTGGCAGGACGCCGACGACCAGGGCCGCCCGCTGCGCCGCACGATGGGCATCGCCAGCCTGGGCGGCGCGACGCTCGACAACGAAGAGAACTACCTCATCAAGAAGCTGTTCACGGCGGCCGGCGCAATCCAGATCGAGAACCAGGCGCGTATTTGACACAGCGCCACGGTCCCCAGTCTGGGGTCCTCCTTCGGCCGCGGCGGCGCCACCCAGTACGTGCAAGACCTCTCGAACGCCGACTGCATCGTCATCCAGGGCTCGAACATGGCCGAGTGCCACCCGGTCGCCTACCAGTGGGTGACCGAGGCGAAGCTCAAGGGCGCGAAGGTCATCCACGTCGACCCGCGGTTCACCCGCACGTCGGCGACCGCTGACCGGCACATCCCGATCCGCGCCGGCAGCGACATCGTGCTGCTGGGTGCCCTGATCAACTACGTGCTGCAGAACGACCTCTGGTTCGAGGAGTACGTCCGCCACTACACCAACGCCTCGCACCTGATCAACGAGGACTACCGCGACGCCGAGGACCTCGGCGGCCTGTTCTCGGGCTACGACCCGAAGACCGGCCAGTACGACCTGAGCACGTGGGCCTACCGAGAGCAGAGGGGCGACGGCGACGCGCTGGTCGGCTCCGCCGGCGGCGAGGAGCACGGTGCGTCGCACTCCGCACGGTCCTCGGGTGACACGCACGGCTCCGGCGGGCCGCCGCTCGAGCACGCCGAGATCGCGACCGACCCGACGCTGCAGGATCCGAGCTGCGTCATGCAGATCCTCCGGCGGCACTACGCGCGGTACACCCCGGCCATGGTCGCCGACGCCTGCGGCATCAGCGAGGAGGACTTCGGCTATCTGGCCGAGGCGATCACCGCCAACAGCGGACGCGACCGCACGACGGCGTTCGTGTACGCGGTGGGCTGGACCCAGCACACGATGGGCGCGCAGTTCATCCGCACGTCCTGCATCCTGCAGCTGCTGCTGGGCAACATGGGCCGCCCCGGCGGCGGCATCATGGCGCTGCGCGGGCACGCCAGCATCCAGGGCTCGACCGACATCCCCACCCTGTACAACATCCTCCCCGGCTATCTGCCGGTCCCGATGGTCGGCCAGCACGACACCTGGGCCGAGTACCTCGACGCGGTGGGCTCGAAGAAGCAGAAGGGGTTCTGGGCGAACGCCGACACGTACATCGTCAGCCTGATGAAGGCCTGGTGGGGGGACGCAGCGACCGCCGAGAACAACTGGGCGTACGACTATCTGCCGCGGCTCTCCGGCCCGCACGGCACCTACCAGACCGTGATGGCGATGCTCGAGGACCAGGTGGACGGCTACTTCGTGCTCGGCCAGAACCCCGCGGTCGGCTCCGCGAACGGTCGCCAGCAGCGGATGGGGCTCGCCCACCTCAAATGGCTCGTCGTGAAGGACTTCGCGATGATCGAGACCGCCACGTTCTGGAAGGACTCCCCCGAGATCGCGACCGGTGAGCTCGACACCGAGAAGATCGGCACCGAGGTGTTCTTCATGCCGGCCGCGACCCACGTGGAGAAGTCCGGCACCTTCACCCAGACGCAGCGGATGCTGCAG
The sequence above is drawn from the Cumulibacter manganitolerans genome and encodes:
- a CDS encoding acyl-CoA dehydrogenase family protein; this encodes MERNLYEQEHEDFRGMVRAFMEKEVAPHQEEWLAQKMVPKSLFEKAAEIGLMGLNVPEEYGGSGPVGYRYNQIISEETARVGGHLGGMRVHSDVCLAYILAYADDEQKQRWLPRIAEGKGMLSIAMTEPGTGSDLAGMKTTARLDGDHWVLNGAKTFITGGANADLVIVVARTSSSPDNRRKGLSLLVVEDGMPGFEKGRLLNKIGLPLQDTVELSFTDVHVPVANVLGEEGEAFSYLGNNLPQERLSIASGAVVACEAALRYTVDYVKDRQVFGQALASFQNTKFELAALEAKVEAARAMVDRAVLLHEDGKLTPVDAAKCKLFCTELQGEVVDRCLQLFGGFGYMLEYPIARLYTDARVSRIYGGTSEIMKTIIAKSMGI
- a CDS encoding MBL fold metallo-hydrolase, which translates into the protein MTSTDPTVQLIGGPTVLIEYAGLRILVDPTFDEPGDYPIGQRTLTKTAGPARRLDELGRIDVVLLSHDQHPDNLDTAGRAALAEAGQVLTTPAAAERLGGTATGLAPWRGMDLDAPAGPVHVTWVPAIHGPDGTEGLVGPVTGFVLQAPDQPRVYVSGDNASLRAVAEITHHLGPIDAAILFVGAARTPLLDAYLTLTAAQSAQAAGILGAPIVVPAHTDGWAHFTQDSEAVRAAFEDASLSGVLRLLPPGESTALR
- a CDS encoding GDSL-type esterase/lipase family protein — its product is MRPERIVVHGVGDSLTAAIADVWTNQRLVPWHEILVDLLPRTGVEVTLASRLARSGATSAEILAEQLAVADVADGDLVCLWVGGNDVLRAGYGISDSRAAIEGLFAAVRERGGVPLTMELPRISAVLPGPAWAMRAWDRQGALINELTAALSPAAGGVHLTWPGPRVTGPDGTHLSQAGHFEYAARYAAALAARWGVPAPVPDVPAGLPRFGPRDRRRWYVRHGWRWLARRRIDRRRRA
- a CDS encoding glycosyltransferase — translated: MHAEELRVLRLANFVSPTSGGIRTVLRRVSLAQAALGVRSVVVVPGPDAGIEAIPGVLDVGTLPGVRLVAGQSYRLMLERGAVRALLDDVRPDVVEIHDQLTLAWLGPECRSRGIRAILVAHERLDLLAAFWSRVPRAAGSITRWLRRIGDGVDAVVAPSRFAAAPYADAGIEVRVIPWGVDHETFRPASRAPRRDGALRLVHAGRLSAEKDPLLSARTAERLADAGLPVELLVIGSGPEAATIARHRGTRSAGFVDGPPRMAELLGAADVFLAPGPFETFGVSALEAMACGLPVVCRRSGSISEIPSTVPAEGTPEGFAEAALRVSGDVGARTRSVAAARQYTWERAAGELLAQYRA
- a CDS encoding glycosyltransferase; amino-acid sequence: MKILFVTESWPPAMNGVATSSVRLVEELRGRSHRIRVVAPLTSDSPGEELHAAKALRVGPTQEYTVGRLGARCVRMIEHWRPDLVHVASPLSVGYSALRAARRQAIPAIAAYMTDFTAFSAQAMHRLPGAQLTSRMAGRVQQALHSMATINIACSQYALGTLRGWRAPVPREWLRAIDTARFTPAARTQRLTTSATGTVTIGYAGRLAGEKELDLLIALRGIPGARLKVIGDGPARGRLERLLPEAEFTGRLRGPTYPEAVASLDLFVHPGRGETLSQVVLEALSSGVPCIVPDAGSGSTELVAPGLSGRHFAGGDGGSLRAAALAELASPGRAPGEIAATVAHRTWDSSMSSLLASYDEALGAR
- a CDS encoding MerR family transcriptional regulator — its product is MTERTQVSSTWTVGKVAETFGVTVRTLHHYDEIGLLAPSARSGAGYRLYTDADLARLQQIVVYRRLEIPLETIRELLDGDESAIEHLRRQRATVMSRLDELQELVGAIDHALEKQMSNEKLTATEMRELFGDAFDESYAAEAESRWGETDAWAQSQRRTAHYTRSDWESVKAETDAVNAAFTAAIDAGLPASSEPAMDAAEAHRASINRFYDCGYEMQRNLADMYLADPRFTKTYEDIRPGLAQYVHDAIHANADRHDG
- a CDS encoding GyrI-like domain-containing protein — protein: MDYVVEISEVPVQPAAVVKAYVEATQLPQFFGPAFGEVLEAVGRQGRAVTGPPFGRYIPRDGGFDVTAGFPVDGAVTAAGRVTPDELPGGTVATTLHVGGYDAVAAAYEAATTWLEQHDLAVTGVPWESYLDGPEVPEPRTRVCVPCGPRS
- a CDS encoding type IV toxin-antitoxin system AbiEi family antitoxin domain-containing protein yields the protein MHARTRLPDAVRELAQGRHGVLTRTDLERAGLPRGQVAALCQELPRLMRGTYLLPGDHDPWMQKVVAGLLSAGEGSAAWGRTAAALWGLGERPSVIEVLSDKHRPATEDWLRIKRDPVLLRRVVDVEPCRVALEDAVIDASASGDRASALALVARALQERRTTPERLLAVARGRHRLRHRALLLDAIGPTAAGAHSALEHLYRLDVEQAHRLPPMRRQHLVPTSGHHADGGYPEHRLLIELDGVRYHDLDADTALDNRHSAAGYRTLRFGWPTIDADPCGVASTVAAALLIALPRRCRRCP